In Niveispirillum cyanobacteriorum, the following proteins share a genomic window:
- a CDS encoding GGDEF domain-containing protein, whose translation MNFDDTLANARKFGAAAAASLSRYGIAPTPAAYGVWYTYHAGHLPDLVSALTRIIAAGTGPTDLDCQSLYERFLSGSVEAKIVEDTSTALQEALDIAVSALRDASEDATDYGDILNKTAVALKSSSLSSVPLHDIISALARRTAKTVNHNLQLQGRLQDSASELQTMRSTLATVHREANTDGLTGVANRRRFDTVLRNEIARAGADNQPFSLIIADVDHFKKFNDTHGHTVGDQVLRSAAGLLSSMVREGDTVARYGGEEFAIILPGISIDQAAATAERLRASVASRKIIQRGSGTPVGSVTMSFGIAEYWSAETANSLIERADRALYSAKAGGRNMVCVGYIDEEVL comes from the coding sequence ATGAATTTTGATGACACTTTGGCTAATGCAAGGAAGTTCGGCGCAGCCGCAGCCGCAAGCCTGTCGAGGTACGGAATCGCGCCCACGCCTGCCGCCTACGGTGTCTGGTACACCTATCACGCCGGGCATCTCCCGGACCTGGTCAGTGCACTCACTCGCATAATTGCAGCCGGCACCGGCCCGACAGACCTGGACTGCCAGAGTCTGTATGAGCGGTTTCTGTCGGGCAGTGTAGAGGCGAAAATTGTGGAGGATACCAGCACCGCCTTGCAGGAGGCTCTCGACATTGCCGTGTCGGCCCTGCGCGATGCCAGTGAAGACGCCACAGACTATGGCGATATCCTCAACAAAACGGCTGTGGCGTTGAAGTCATCGTCGCTGTCGTCGGTTCCGCTGCACGATATCATTTCCGCCCTGGCCCGCCGCACGGCGAAGACCGTGAACCATAATCTGCAACTGCAAGGCCGGCTTCAGGACTCGGCCAGCGAGCTTCAGACCATGCGGTCTACCCTGGCGACCGTGCATCGTGAGGCCAATACCGATGGGCTGACAGGCGTCGCTAATCGTCGTAGGTTCGATACGGTGCTGCGAAATGAGATTGCACGCGCGGGTGCTGACAATCAGCCCTTCTCGCTCATCATCGCGGATGTCGATCATTTCAAGAAATTCAACGACACGCACGGACACACAGTCGGTGATCAGGTACTAAGGTCTGCTGCCGGTCTTTTGAGTTCGATGGTGCGCGAAGGCGATACGGTCGCCCGGTATGGTGGTGAGGAGTTCGCCATCATCCTTCCCGGTATCAGCATCGATCAGGCCGCTGCCACAGCTGAGCGGCTGCGGGCCTCTGTTGCAAGTCGTAAGATCATACAGCGGGGCTCAGGTACCCCCGTCGGCTCCGTAACTATGTCGTTCGGGATTGCTGAATACTGGAGCGCTGAAACAGCGAATTCCCTTATTGAGCGAGCGGATCGTGCTCTCTACTCGGCCAAAGCGGGTGGTCGCAACATGGTGTGTGTAGGATATATTGATGAGGAAGTGCTGTAG
- the tnpC gene encoding IS66 family transposase, with the protein MTTAPETLPSDPDELRALLLAERLRHAAELGAARSSAEEEIARLRQIIRELQRHRFGRRAERLDPDQLALALEDLEQTLAAKEAEPTGTVAAKPAPSPPRRRVNRGNLPADLPREEILIDVADKTCPCCGGTLHPIGENVSQRLDLVPARFRVLVTRRPKYACRQCEEGVVQAAAPARIVDAGIPTEALIAHVLVSKYADHLPLYRQAQIYARQGVDLDRSTLADWVGRAAWYLRPLHERLMASLKASGKLFADETTAPVLDPGRGSTKTGQLWAYARDDRPWNGPEPPAVTYVYAPDRKAERPVAHLQGFTGVLQVDGYAGYRKLAEGRAVRLAFCWAHVRRGFNDLQTGGSAPIASEALRRIAQLYAVEAEIRGHDSEARRRERQARSTPLIAELKTWLEKQLATVSRKSTLAEAIRYALSRWEGLTLFLDDGRVEIDSNSVERSTRPLALTHKNALFAGSDGGGEHWATSASLVETCKLSGVDPQAWFADVLTKLASGHPITRLDELLPWRYAQQAETAVA; encoded by the coding sequence GTGACGACCGCGCCTGAAACCCTTCCCAGCGATCCTGACGAACTGCGTGCCCTGCTGCTGGCCGAACGGCTTCGGCATGCCGCGGAGCTGGGGGCGGCCCGCTCCTCGGCCGAGGAGGAGATCGCCCGGTTGCGCCAGATCATCCGGGAATTGCAGCGCCATCGCTTCGGCCGCCGGGCCGAGCGCCTTGATCCGGACCAGCTGGCCTTGGCCTTGGAGGACCTGGAGCAGACGCTGGCCGCCAAGGAGGCCGAGCCCACCGGCACCGTGGCGGCCAAGCCGGCCCCTTCGCCGCCACGGCGTCGGGTGAACCGCGGGAACCTGCCGGCCGATCTGCCGCGCGAGGAGATCCTCATCGATGTCGCCGACAAGACCTGCCCGTGTTGCGGCGGCACGCTGCATCCCATCGGCGAGAATGTCTCGCAGCGTCTCGACCTCGTCCCGGCCCGCTTCCGGGTGCTGGTGACCCGCCGGCCGAAATACGCCTGCCGCCAGTGCGAGGAGGGCGTCGTGCAGGCCGCGGCGCCGGCGCGCATCGTGGACGCCGGCATCCCCACCGAGGCGCTGATCGCCCACGTGCTGGTGTCCAAGTACGCCGATCACCTGCCGCTCTACCGCCAAGCCCAGATCTACGCGCGCCAGGGTGTCGATCTCGACCGCTCCACCCTGGCCGACTGGGTCGGACGGGCGGCGTGGTACCTGCGGCCCCTGCATGAGCGGTTGATGGCCAGCCTGAAGGCGTCGGGCAAGCTGTTTGCTGACGAGACGACGGCGCCGGTGCTCGACCCCGGACGGGGCAGTACGAAGACCGGCCAGCTCTGGGCCTACGCGCGCGACGATCGCCCCTGGAACGGACCGGAGCCGCCGGCGGTGACCTACGTCTATGCTCCTGATCGCAAGGCGGAACGGCCGGTGGCGCATCTGCAGGGGTTCACCGGCGTGCTCCAGGTCGACGGCTATGCCGGCTATCGCAAGCTGGCCGAGGGCAGAGCCGTGCGCCTCGCCTTCTGCTGGGCGCACGTCCGCCGCGGCTTCAATGATCTCCAGACCGGCGGCTCGGCGCCGATCGCCAGCGAAGCCTTGCGGCGCATCGCCCAGTTGTACGCAGTGGAGGCCGAGATCCGCGGCCATGACTCCGAAGCGCGCCGCCGGGAGCGCCAGGCCCGCTCGACGCCGCTGATTGCGGAACTGAAGACGTGGCTGGAAAAGCAACTGGCGACCGTGTCGCGCAAATCGACATTGGCCGAGGCGATCCGCTACGCGCTCAGCCGCTGGGAAGGGCTGACGCTGTTCCTCGACGACGGCCGGGTGGAGATCGACAGCAACAGCGTGGAGCGCAGCACCCGCCCGCTCGCCCTCACGCACAAGAATGCTCTGTTCGCCGGCAGCGACGGTGGCGGCGAGCACTGGGCGACCAGCGCGTCGCTGGTGGAAACCTGCAAGCTCAGCGGTGTCGATCCGCAGGCCTGGTTCGCCGATGTCCTGACCAAACTCGCCAGCGGGCATCCGATCACGAGGCTCGATGAGCTGTTGCCCTGGAGATATGCCCAGCAGGCCGAAACTGCCGTGGCCTGA
- the tnpB gene encoding IS66 family insertion sequence element accessory protein TnpB (TnpB, as the term is used for proteins encoded by IS66 family insertion elements, is considered an accessory protein, since TnpC, encoded by a neighboring gene, is a DDE family transposase.), producing the protein MIGIEGAVRVLVAAKPVDFRKGMDGLAALVQQQLRADPFSGVVYVFRSKRSDRVKLLHWDGTGLVLIAKRLEAGQFRWPAIRDGVIRLTPAQLSALVEGLDWTRVRGVRVPRPTSAS; encoded by the coding sequence GTGATCGGTATCGAGGGCGCGGTGCGGGTTCTTGTCGCCGCCAAGCCGGTCGATTTCCGCAAGGGCATGGATGGTTTGGCCGCCCTGGTGCAGCAGCAACTGAGGGCGGATCCCTTCAGCGGGGTCGTCTACGTCTTCCGCTCCAAGCGCTCCGACCGGGTGAAACTCCTGCACTGGGACGGCACCGGATTGGTTCTCATCGCGAAGAGATTGGAGGCCGGCCAGTTCCGCTGGCCAGCGATCCGCGACGGCGTGATCCGGCTGACCCCGGCTCAGCTCTCGGCGCTCGTCGAGGGTCTGGACTGGACCCGGGTGCGGGGCGTGCGGGTGCCTCGGCCGACGTCCGCCAGCTGA
- the tnpA gene encoding IS66-like element accessory protein TnpA: MSTLDLTLASEAVRVRRMEVITGDVGRRTWSPEAKERILAEAAVPGAVVSEVARRHGLRPQQVFGWRREARAANRFQEEGLVFAPVVLDTTPPPAAAKELPAIEVQIGDAVVRVPAGMDSATVKAVLRAVRASR, from the coding sequence GTGTCTACGCTCGACCTTACGCTTGCCTCTGAGGCCGTGCGGGTGCGCCGGATGGAGGTGATCACCGGCGATGTGGGCCGCCGGACCTGGTCGCCGGAGGCGAAGGAACGGATCCTGGCGGAGGCGGCGGTGCCCGGGGCCGTGGTCTCCGAAGTGGCCCGGCGTCACGGATTGCGGCCCCAGCAGGTGTTCGGCTGGCGCCGGGAAGCGCGTGCCGCCAACCGCTTCCAGGAAGAGGGGTTGGTGTTTGCGCCGGTGGTGCTGGACACCACGCCGCCGCCAGCCGCAGCGAAGGAACTCCCGGCCATCGAAGTGCAGATCGGCGATGCGGTGGTGCGCGTGCCGGCCGGCATGGACAGCGCCACCGTCAAGGCGGTGCTGCGCGCGGTGAGGGCGTCGCGGTGA